The genomic region GCGGCCGTGCTGACGCCCTGATGGTGCTTCCCATGTCCGCTTCGATGAAGGATGACACGGCAGCTCAGGAGCGCATCTTTCGGATGCTGACCGACCATCCCGGCGTGGCGCGCATCGACACGCATGCTGCCTCGGTGTTCCTGGACGCAAAGCGCGCGCTGAAGATCAAGCGCGCCGTCCGGTTTCCCTTCCTCGACTATTCGACGCTCGAGAAGCGCAAGGCGGCTTGCGAGGAGGAGATCCGGATCAACCGGCCGCTAGCGCCGCAGATCTATCATGGCGTCGTTGCGATCACGGAAGAGCCGGATGGATCGGTGAAGGTCGACGGCGCCGGCCGGCCGATCGAATATGCGGTCGACATGTCGCGCTTCGACGAAAGCAGGACGCTGGATCGTCTGGCCAAGGCCGGCCCGCTGGACGCGAAGCTTGCCTCGGCCGCCGCCGACGCAATCGCGGCTTCGCACGTGGCGGCGACGCGCGCCGACGGAAAGGCGTGGGTCTCCTCCATCCCGGCCCTGATCGACGGCAACACGAATGGTCTGCGGGCCGGCGGACATTTCAGCGCCGACGAGATCGAGCAACTCGGCAAGGCCTCGCACACGGCCTATCTGCGTATTCGTCCCCTGCTCGCAGAGCGCGGCCGCCGGGGCTTCGTGCGCCGCTGCCATGGCGATCTGCATCTGGCAAACATTGTTCTGATCGATGATCGACCCGTGCTGTTCGATGCGATCGAGTTCGACGCGCAGATGGCGACGGTCGACGTGCTTTACGATCTCGCATTCACGCTGATGGACCTGTTGCAGCACCATCAGCCGAGCGCGGCAAACATGGTGCTGAACCGCTATCTCGCCGCGACCCCGGCCGACAATCTCGACGCGCTCTCGACCCTACCGCTGTTCATGTCGATCCGGGCGGCGATCCGCGCCCAGGTTAGCTTGGCGCGGCTCAAGCGGCCGCATTCCGACGGTCCCGGCATTCTCGACCAGGCGCGACGCTATTTCGAGCTCGCGGGCATGCTGATCCGTCCTCCTGCGCCGCGTCTGATTGCGGTGGGCGGACTGTCCGGCACGGGAAAGACCGCCTTGGCGCACGCGCTCGCGCCGGTCGTGGCACCGGAGCCGGGCGCCGTCGTGCTGCGTAGCGATCTCGTCCGCAAGCAGATGTTCGGGGTCGAAGACACCCACCGCCTGCCGCCTTCCGGCTATACGCCGGAGGTCACGGCCCGCGTCTACGACACGCTGGTCCAGCATGCCCGGCGGGTGCTGGCGCAGGGCCATTCGGCGATCATCGACGGCGTATTCGCTCGCGAGGACGAACGCGACGCGATCGCCGCGCTGGCGCGCGAGCGCAACGTGGCGTTGAACGGGCTGTTCCTGGTCGCGGACCTCGCGACCCGGCGGGCGCGCATCGGCAACCGCCGGGGAGACGCATCGGACGCCACGCCGGAGGTTGCCGCGCTGCAAGAGCACTATAATATCGGCCATGTCGGCTGGGCGACCATCGATGCATCCGGGACACAGGAGCAGACGCTTCAGAACTGCCGGAACGTCATCGCTGAGGGGCAAACAAGGCAATCAGACTGATGCGGGCAAGGAAGACGCGACCCACCACGCGCTCGACGGCGACCACGCATGCCAAGCCGGCGACGCGGCGCAACGCGCTGCCCGCCCGCCTCAGCCCCGGCATGGCCTGCGACACGGCCTTCCGGATCATCGCCCGCCGTCACCTCGACGCGGTGATGGCCCAGCACGACGGCACCTGCCGCGGCGATCCCGATGCGCTGCACCAGATCCGGATCGCACTGACGCATCTGCGGACTGCCATCCGCTTCTTCTCGCCGATGGTCGACGATGCGCTGCGGCCGGATGTCTGGGCCGAACTGAAATGGCTGAACGGTCAGCTCGGCATGGTGCGGGACCTCGACGTGGCAATCGAGCGGATCGTCGCAGAAAGTGGCGCCGAGCTCGCCGTGGTGGCCGAGCTTCAGCGCTGGGACGAGAAGCGCGCGGAGAGTCACCGGCTGCTGGCGCGCGCGCTGCAATCGGCGCGGTGTCGCCGCCTGGTCGAGCAAACCTCAACGTGGATCGAAAGCGGCCCCTGGTCGACCCGCCGCAGCAAGGAAGCCATCCGGCTGCGCCGCCGCACCCTCGCCGACCATGCGACGGAGCGGCTGACCGAGTGGGAGACAACGCTGCTCAAGAAGGCCCGGAAGCTCAAGAGGCTCGATGTCGAGAAACGTCACAAGCTGCGGCTCCTTAACAAGCGGATGACCTATTCGGTCGAGTCGCTTGCGGATCTGTTCGACGATGGCGCGGCGGGGAAACAGAAGTCCATCCTCAAGCAATTGCGCAAGGCACAACGGTCGCTCGGGCAATTGAACGACGACGCTCGGGGACAGGCGTTGGCGACGTCATTGAATGGCGCCGGCCTCGTAGCCAGTAATCGATTCCTCGATCGCAAGCGGGAAAAGAAGCTGTTGCGGAAGGCCTCGGCGGCCTACCGCAAATTGGACAAGGCCAAACCGTTCCGCTCCTCGGATCTCGCGCCGGGTTCGGAGTCGGAGGCTTAGGTGTGGACGTAGTCCCCCGGCGCATCGGGCAGGCCAAGGGCGCCGCCAAGTCCGATCCGCGGGGGATCGCAGGGCGCACCGGAGCGCGCTGCCAGCCAATTGGTCCATTCCGGCCACCACGAGCCCTCGACGCGCGGAGCCAGCTTCAGCCATTCGTCCGCACCGACATAGGGCGCGTCAGCAGCCTTGGTCAGGACCTGATAGAAGTGGCCCTCCTCCTGCGGAGGCGCGACGACGCCGGCATTGTGACCGCCGCTGGTCAACAGGAACGTCACGTCGGCATCGACCTGATAGTGGATCTTGTAGACGGATCGCCATGGCGCCACGTGATCGGCGAGCGTGCCGACCACGAACATCGGGGTGTGAATGTCCGATAGCGAGACACTCCTGCATTCGACCCGATAGCGACCTTCCGCCAGATCGTTGTTCAGGAATAGCTTGCGCAGATACTCCGAGTGCATGCGAAAAGGCAGCCGCGTGGCGTCGGCATTCCAGGCCATCAGGTCGTTCGGTGGCGAGCCGTCGCCCATCAGATAGTCACGCGAGAGCCGCGACCAGATCAGCTCGTTGGAGCGCAGCAGCTGGAACGCGCCCGCCATCTGTGTCGTATCGAGGTAGCCGCGCTGCCACATCATGTCTTCGAGGAAGGCAACCTGGCTCTCGTTGATGAACAGCGTCAATTCGCCGGCTTCGGTGAAATCGGTTTGTGCGGCGAGAAGCGTGACGGTGCCGAAACGGTTGTCGCCGTCCCGCCCCATGGCCGCCGCGGCGATCGACAGCAACGTCCCGCCAAGACAATAGCCGAGCGCATGGATCTTCCGACCCGGCACGATCTGGCCGATCATGTCCAGTGCCGCCATCACGCCCAGCTTGCGGTAGTCGTCGAAGGCAACATCCCGATCGTTCGCGTCCGGATTGCGCCAGGAGATCGCGAAGACGGTGAAGCCCTGAGCGGTCAGGTATTTGACCAGGGAATTCTGCGGCGACAGATCGAGGATGTAGTACTTCATGATCCAGGCCGGCACGATCAGAATCGGCTCCGGCCGCACCTGCGCAGTCGTCGGATGGTACTGAATCAGCTCGATCAGGCTGTTGCGGTAGACCACCTTGCCGGGCGAAGCCGCCACCGTCTTGCCGACGACGAACTGATCCTCGCCCGCCGGCTTCGAGCCGGAGAGCAGGCGCATCAGGTCGCTGCACCAGTTTTGCCAGCCGAAGACGAAATTCTCGCCGCCGCTCTGGAACGCTTTTTCCAGCACCTGCGGATTGGTGGCCGCGAAGTTCGAGGGCGCCAGCATGTCGAGCATCTGGCGCATCGAGAACTCGACGATGGCTTCATTTGCGTGGGACACGCCGCGTATGCCGGTCGTGGCATCGTGCCACCAACGTTCGGTGAGCAGAAACGCCTGCGCAAGCAGATTGAACGGCGCGGCTTCCCATTGCCGGTCCTTGAAGCGGCGATCCCGCTCCTGCGGCCGAATGACGGACCACGGCTCCCGCGATGTCGAGTGCGCGGCAGCTTCCAGGAAGCGGCCGGAATCGCGGAAGATGCTGCGGGAGAGCTCCATCTGGTGCTGAGGCGCCGCCGCAAGATGCGCACCCCAATCGAGCCAGGCGAGCGACAAGGCCACAGGCGAGATTCCGCCCGTGAACCGTGCCAGCATGGCGTGAAACGCGCGATCGAGCGGATAAGAATCCGCTGCTTGCGGGCAAGTGCAGTCGGCCGGCGTCCCTGCGACCCTTCCGGCAATCTCGGCAGCGAGCCCGGCGGCGGGAGCTTGCAGCGGCGCTTCGGCCCGTTGAAAAATCTTCACGACGCTCATGGCTGATTGTTCCCGCGGGCTTCTGTTCTACGCCCGCGGCAGGATATGGCGGCGCCTCCGCCGCGCGTTGAGCTGCATCAAATCGCTGCGCGGATCACAATCGGTCAATCAGGGCGAGCTTTGTCCGCTTGACCTGGGTCAAACCACACCCCGGGGGATCGACTAGGTTTGCGCATTGAAGTTGACATGCCAGCGGAGTTGTCCATGCGCGCCCACCAGATCATGACCCGGTCGGTCATCTCGGTCACCCCCGACACCAGCATCGTCGAGGCGGCCAACATCATGCTGAAGCGACATGTCAGCGGCCTCACCGTGGTCGACGATACCGGCAAGCTGATCGGCGTGGTGTCGGAGGGAGATTTCATCCGCCGCAGCGAAATCGGCACCGGGCGCAAGCGCGGGCGATGGCTGCGGTTCATCCTGGGTCCGGGCAAATCCGCCAGCGACTTCGTCCACGAGCACGGACGCAAGGTCTCGGAAGTCATGACCGACTCGCCCGTGACCATCACCGAGGATACCGCGCTCGCAGAGATCGTCGATCTCATGGAGCGGAACAACGTCAAGCGGCTGCCCGTCGTGCGTGGCGACAAGGTCGTCGGGATCGTATCCCGCGCCAACCTGTTGCAGGCGGTGGCGGGGCTCGCCCGCGACGTGCCGGACCCGACGGCCGATGACGACCACATTCGCAGCCGCATCATCGAGACCATGGAGAGGAACGACTGGTGCCCGTTCGGGCTGAACGTCATCGTGCGCGACGGTATCGTTCATCTCAGCGGCGTCATCACCGAAGAGCGCGCACGGCAGGCCGCGGTCGTCGCCGCGGAGAACGTCGAGGGCGTGAAGAAGGTGCACGATCATCTGTGCTGGGTCGACGCCGTGTCCGGTGTCTATCTCAACTCGCCCGAAGACGACGAGCTCGCCAAAGCGAGCTAACCAAGGCGAGCCGATCGCGGCAGGGTTCAGCTCGGAATGACGGCGGTGGCTTCGATCTCGACGCGCGCCGCCTTCTCGACGAGGCGGACGACCTGAACCAGGGCCATCGCAGGATAGTGCGCTCCGAAGACGTCGCGGTAGACCTTGCCGAGCTCCTTCAGATTGGCCAGGTACTCGTCCATGTCGACGACGTACCAGGTCAGCCGCACGAGGTGCTCGGGCCGGGCACCGGCCTCGGCCAGGATCGCGGCGATGTTGTCGAGAGTCTGGCGCACCTGCGCGACGAAGCCGTCCGCGAGACGCTCCTCGGCGTCCCAGCCGATCACCCCGCCGGTGACGACGATGCGTCCCTCGGCAGCGATGCCGTTGGCATAGCCCTTCGGCAGCGGCCAGCCCGACGGCTGCAGGATCTGCGCCTTGATGCGCGTTCCATCCTCGGCTGCGGTCGGCAGCACCGCCAGTTGCGGGCTTTTCGGCGTCGTCACTGACAATTCTCTATCCTTCTCTCATTCCGCGGCGACGCCTGAGGACGTCACTGCAGCCTGCGCCAGCTGCCGCAGGGCAAAGCGCTTCAGCTTGCCGGTTTCGGTCTTCGGCAATTGCGCGACGAACTCGATGGCCCGCGGATATTTGTACGGCGCGATCTCGCGTTTGACATGCTCCTGCAACTCGGCCACCAGCTGAGCGTCAGGCGTCACGCCGGGCGCGGCAATGACGTAAGCCTTCACGATCATGCCGCGCGCTTCGTCAGGCGCACCGACCACACCGCACTCGGCAACCGCCGGATGCGTGAGCAGCGCCGCTTCGACATCAGTTCCTGCGATGTTGTAGCCGGCTGACACGATCATGTCGTCCGAGCGCGACTGGTACCAGAAATAGCCGTCGCTATCCATCAAATAGGTGTCGCCGGTGATGTTCCAGCCGTTCTGGACGTATTTCCGCTGCCGCTCGTCGGCCAGATAGCGGCAGCCGGTCGGCCCGCGCACGGCGAGACGGCCCATCGTTCCGGGCGGCACGTCGCGGCCCTCATCATCGACGATCTTGGCCTCATAGCCCGGCACGGGCTTGCCGGTTGCGCCGGGGCGGATCTCGTCCTCGGTCGCGCTGATGAAGATGTGCAGCATCTCGGTCGAGCCGATGCCGTCCATCAGCTTGATGCCGGTCGCCTTGAGCCAGGCATCGAATGTCGGCTTGGGAAGGGTCTCGCCCGCGGAGACGCATTTGCGGAGCGAAGAAATATCGCGGCCTGTGAGCTTGCCGAGCATGGCGCGGTATGCGGTCGGCGCCGTGAAGCAGACCGTGGTCTTGTACTGCTCGATCGCATTCAGAATGTCGTCCGGCGTCGTCTTCTCCAGCACGACGAAGGAGGCGCCGATATGCATCGGAAACAGCACGCCGCCGAAGCCGAAGGTGAAGGCGAGCGGCGCTGAGCCGATAAAGCGATCGTTTTGCTCGGCCCGCAGAATGTTGCGCGCGTATCCATCGCAGACCGCGAGCATGTCGCGATGAAAATGCATGGTGCCCTTGGGATCACCGGTCGTGCCCGAGGTGAAGGCGATCAGGCAGATGTCGTCGGCCGTGGTGTCGACCGCTTTGAACTGCGGATTGGCATCGGCGATCAGCGCTTCGAGCGAATCCGCCGCGCCATTGCCCCAATAGACGACCCGCTCGAGACCGGGCGCCGTAGCTTTCGCCTTCTCCATCTCCTCGGCGAGCTTTCCGTCGCACAGCGCCAGCGTGATCTCCGCCTTCTGGATCGGATAGGACAGCTCCTTGGCGCGCAGCAGCGGCATCGTCGCCACGCAAATTCCGCCGGCCTTGATCACCGCGAGATAGGCCGCAACCATCATCGGATTGTTGGCCGAGCGCAGCAGCACGCGCCCGCCGGTGACGAGACCGAGCTTGCCAACCAGCACATTGGCGATGCGGTTCACCAGCGCCTGCAGCTCGCGATAGGTGTAGCTGACGGCTGGGCTGATGACGCAAGGGGCATCGCCCCGGCCCTGCTCGACCCAGCGATCGAGGAAATAGCTGACGCAGTTCAGTCGCGGTGGATAGTGCAGCTCCGGCCGCGTGAAGATGAATTCGGGCCAGAGCTCGCGCGGCGGCAGATGTTGCCGCGCGAACGTATCGACATGGGCCGTCGCGGCGCTGCCGTCAGACGAGCCCGTTACTTGAATCTTGGCGGCGTTGGCCATCGCACGCTCCTTTCAGCATGGATTGCACCCGGCAGCACGATCTGGAAAACATTTTAGGCTTAAAACAATTTGGCGCAATAGGGGATTTTGGGCAACCCGTGCTTTTTCCTGCGGCAAAAGGGCGGCGGGCTGTCGCGCCCGCGTGGCTACGGCCGGCGGCGGGCGGCCGACTTCTGCGCGGACGCCTTGGTCTTGGCGAGGAGGCGCATCAATTCCCGCACGTCCTTCGGCGAGAGGTCGGCGAAGAGATCGGCGATCCAGGTCTCGTGCTCGGCGGCCATCCTGCGGAACTCGGCACGCCCGAGCTTGGTCAGCCGGATCACCTGGACGCGGCGGTCGGCCTCCGAGGTCCGCCGATCGAGATGGCCCGATTCCACCAGGCGCTCCACGAGGCCGGTCACATTGCCGTTCGACACCATCATGCGTTTGGAGACATCGGACAGGGTCATGCCGTCAGGCGCCTTGTCGAGCTGTGCCATTAGATCGAAACGCGGCAGCGTGACGTCGAACCGCTGCCGCAGCCGGCCGCGCACCTCGCCCTCAATCAGCGTCGTGCAGGTCAAGAGCCGCAGCCACAGCCGAAGCTCTTCGGCATGGTCCTCCGGTGTTTCGACGGCCTTGGTCTCGGAATCGAGCATGTCGATGCAGTCACTCACGGCCGGCATTGGCGCCGGCACGGATTCCCCAACGTTTTGAGCTTCAAATAAATCCGGGCCGGCTGCAAGTCCAAAGCTGCAACAATCGACCGCACACCGATTTCTTTAGGCTTCAAATAATTGGCGCGCCGCTTGCATGCACCGCTGCCCGCAGGATGCGACGCCTGGCGCTCAGCTTGCCGCGGCGGCCGTCATCGGCATAAGCTTTGGATTGGAATACGTGGCTTGCAGCGCAAGCCAATCGTCACGAGGGACAGATGATGAAGATGCAAATGACCTTGGCCGCAGCCGCGATGCTGCTGGGCACCGTGGCCACCCCTGCCCTCGCCCAGGAAAAAATCAAGCTGGGTGTGATCGTGACCCTGTCGGGACCCGCCGCCGCGCTGGGGCAGCAGGTTCGCGACGGCTTCGCGCTCGCCGTGAAGGATCTCGGCAGCAAGATGGGCGGCCGCGACGTCGAGGTCGTCGTTGTCGACGATGAGCTGAAGCCGGATGCTGCGGTGACCAAGGTGAAGGGCCTCCTGGAGCGTGAGAAGGTCGACTTCGTGGTCGGTCCGATCTTCTCCAACATTCTCCAGGCCATCCACCGGCCCATCACGGAATCGAAAACCTTCCTGATCAGCCCCAATGCCGGGCCGTCGACATTCGCCGGCAAGGACTGCAACCCGTTCTTCTATGTGACGTCCTATCAGAACGATCAGGTGCACGAGATCCTCGGCAAGGTCGCGCAGGATCGCGGCTACAAGCGCATGTACCTGATGGTGCCGAACTATCAGGCCGGCAAGGATTCGGTGGCGGGCTTCAAGCTCGACTACAAGGGCGAAATCGTCGAGGAATCCTACATGCCGCTGAACACGCTGGATTTCCAGCCGGAGCTCTCCAAGATTTCCTCACAGAAGCCCGATGCGCTGTTCACGTTCATGCCGGGCGGCCTCGGCGTCAATCTCGTCAAGCAGTACCGGCAGGCCGGGCTCGCCGACACCATTCCAGTGCTCTCGGCCTTCACCGTCGATGAATCGACCCTGCCGGCGCAGCAGGATGCGGCTGTCGGCATGTTCGGCGGCGCGAACTGGGCACCCAATCTCGACAATCCCCAGAACAAGAAGTTCGTTACCACCTACGAGGCCGCCTACAATAGCGTTCCCGGCACCTACGCCTCCCAGGCCTATGATGCCGCGATGCTGATCGACAGCGCCGTCAAAGCCGTGAAGGGCGACCTTTCCAACAAGGACGCCGTTGGCGCCGCCTTAAAGAAGGCCGACTTCACCTCGCTGCGCGGGGCCTTCAAGTTCAACAACAACAATTATCCGATCCAGGATTTCTACCTGACCAAGGTCGCCAAGCGTCCGGACGGCAAGTTCCAGACGGAGATCGTGCAGAAGGTCTTCGAGAATTACGGCGATCGCTATGCCAAGGACTGCAAGGCGGCGAACTGAGCATGATCCGGACCCGAAGGGCCGCGGTAGCGCAATGTGCGCAGCGGTTTTCCCGAAAATGATCATGCTCTAACAATAGCCGCGCAGCGCGTTACGGGAGGACTGCAATGAAGAGCGAAATCACTGGCATCACACGGGCCAATGAGGGAATCCAGGGCATTTCCTGGAATATCCTCGGCCAGACCTACGTGCCGAAGAGCTATGCCGAGAACAGCTTCTCCTGGCACGCGACGCTGCCGCCGGGCACCTTCGTGCCGCCGCACATCCATCCCGACCAGGATGAATATCTCTACATGCTGGAGGGCAGGCTCGATTTCGTGCTGGGCAATTCGGAGGCGCAGGCAAGTGCGGGCGACCTGATCCGCCTCGGCATGGGCGTGCCGCACGGCATCTTCAACAAGTCGGAGCAGACCGCGAAGGTGCTGTTCTGGGTCTCGCCGAGCCGCAAGCTGTTCGACCTGTTCTGGGGCCTTCACAACATGAAGGAGCAGAAGCCGGAGGACGTCGTGGCCATGGCCGCCGAGTTCAACATCCATTTCCTGCCGCCGCCTCCCGGCGGCTAGCAGCCTGTCTTAAGCGCGCACCGCCGCGAGTCCCGGCACCGCGGCGAAGCCCGCCTTGGTGGCATACCCGCGCACGATGGCTTCGCGCTGGGAATAGCTCAGGACGTTGTCGACATTGTCGAAACCGTCGGGCGCGAGCTGCTCGACGGCGTCGATGACGCCCTCGGGGCCGCCACGCCGGTTGGAGCGGACGATCTCGGCCGTCATCGGCAGACGCTTCTTCTCGTACTCAAGCAAGGCCTGACGCGGATGTTCGGCGCGCACCAGCGCATCCGCAAGGCAGCGCGCGTCGAGAATAGCCTGCGAGGCGCCGTTCGACCCCACCGGATACATGGGATGCGCGGCATCGCCGAGCAGCGTGACCCGGCCTGACGACCAATAGGGCAAGGGATCGCGATCGCAGGTCGGATATTCGTAGAATTCGGGCGTTGCCGAGATCAGGCTCTTCACGTCGATATAGGGCACCGAGAAGCGCGCCACGTGCGGCATCAGCTCTTCACGGCGGCCCGGCCGCGACCAGTCTTCCTTCCGCGGCGGCGGCGCGTTGCCCTCGCCCACTTTGACCAGCACCGCCCAATTGGTGAGGCGACTGGCCGGGCTCGATCCTTCCGCAATCGGATAGATCACCACCTTGGCATTGAGACCGCCGGCCACGATCATGGATTTGCCGGTCAGGAACAGCGGCCAGTCGCGGGCGCCGCGCCACAGCATCAGCCCATTCCAGCACGGCGGCCCTTCGTTCGGAAACAGCGTCTCGCGGACGCGCGAGTGAATGCCGTCGGCGCCGATCAGGATATCGCCGCGCGCGGTGTGCACATGGGCACCGGATCGATCGAAGAAATAAGCGGTGACGCCGCCCTCGTCCTGGGTGAAGGCGCCGAGCCGGCAGCCGGTGTGAATCGCCTCGCGGCCCAACCGCTCCTCGACCGCGCGATGAATGACGCCCTGAAGGCGGCCACGGTGGATCGAGAATTGCGGCACGTCATGGCCGGCGTCGATGCCGCGGGCTTCGCGCCAGACCTCCTGGCCGTGGCGATTAAGATAGTAGAGCTGGTCGGTGCGGATCGCGACGTCGTCAAGCTTCTGGAGCAGGCCGAGGCCGGCCAGCTCCCGCATGGCATGCGGCAGTGTGTTGATGCCGACGCCGAGCTCGCGAATGGTGTCGGCCTGCTCGTAGATCTCGCAATCCAGGCCGCGCGAGCGGAACATCAATGCCGTGGTGA from Bradyrhizobium sp. CB1015 harbors:
- a CDS encoding bifunctional aminoglycoside phosphotransferase/ATP-binding protein translates to MKDDTAAQERIFRMLTDHPGVARIDTHAASVFLDAKRALKIKRAVRFPFLDYSTLEKRKAACEEEIRINRPLAPQIYHGVVAITEEPDGSVKVDGAGRPIEYAVDMSRFDESRTLDRLAKAGPLDAKLASAAADAIAASHVAATRADGKAWVSSIPALIDGNTNGLRAGGHFSADEIEQLGKASHTAYLRIRPLLAERGRRGFVRRCHGDLHLANIVLIDDRPVLFDAIEFDAQMATVDVLYDLAFTLMDLLQHHQPSAANMVLNRYLAATPADNLDALSTLPLFMSIRAAIRAQVSLARLKRPHSDGPGILDQARRYFELAGMLIRPPAPRLIAVGGLSGTGKTALAHALAPVVAPEPGAVVLRSDLVRKQMFGVEDTHRLPPSGYTPEVTARVYDTLVQHARRVLAQGHSAIIDGVFAREDERDAIAALARERNVALNGLFLVADLATRRARIGNRRGDASDATPEVAALQEHYNIGHVGWATIDASGTQEQTLQNCRNVIAEGQTRQSD
- a CDS encoding CHAD domain-containing protein, whose amino-acid sequence is MRARKTRPTTRSTATTHAKPATRRNALPARLSPGMACDTAFRIIARRHLDAVMAQHDGTCRGDPDALHQIRIALTHLRTAIRFFSPMVDDALRPDVWAELKWLNGQLGMVRDLDVAIERIVAESGAELAVVAELQRWDEKRAESHRLLARALQSARCRRLVEQTSTWIESGPWSTRRSKEAIRLRRRTLADHATERLTEWETTLLKKARKLKRLDVEKRHKLRLLNKRMTYSVESLADLFDDGAAGKQKSILKQLRKAQRSLGQLNDDARGQALATSLNGAGLVASNRFLDRKREKKLLRKASAAYRKLDKAKPFRSSDLAPGSESEA
- a CDS encoding alpha/beta hydrolase, which encodes MSVVKIFQRAEAPLQAPAAGLAAEIAGRVAGTPADCTCPQAADSYPLDRAFHAMLARFTGGISPVALSLAWLDWGAHLAAAPQHQMELSRSIFRDSGRFLEAAAHSTSREPWSVIRPQERDRRFKDRQWEAAPFNLLAQAFLLTERWWHDATTGIRGVSHANEAIVEFSMRQMLDMLAPSNFAATNPQVLEKAFQSGGENFVFGWQNWCSDLMRLLSGSKPAGEDQFVVGKTVAASPGKVVYRNSLIELIQYHPTTAQVRPEPILIVPAWIMKYYILDLSPQNSLVKYLTAQGFTVFAISWRNPDANDRDVAFDDYRKLGVMAALDMIGQIVPGRKIHALGYCLGGTLLSIAAAAMGRDGDNRFGTVTLLAAQTDFTEAGELTLFINESQVAFLEDMMWQRGYLDTTQMAGAFQLLRSNELIWSRLSRDYLMGDGSPPNDLMAWNADATRLPFRMHSEYLRKLFLNNDLAEGRYRVECRSVSLSDIHTPMFVVGTLADHVAPWRSVYKIHYQVDADVTFLLTSGGHNAGVVAPPQEEGHFYQVLTKAADAPYVGADEWLKLAPRVEGSWWPEWTNWLAARSGAPCDPPRIGLGGALGLPDAPGDYVHT
- a CDS encoding CBS domain-containing protein produces the protein MRAHQIMTRSVISVTPDTSIVEAANIMLKRHVSGLTVVDDTGKLIGVVSEGDFIRRSEIGTGRKRGRWLRFILGPGKSASDFVHEHGRKVSEVMTDSPVTITEDTALAEIVDLMERNNVKRLPVVRGDKVVGIVSRANLLQAVAGLARDVPDPTADDDHIRSRIIETMERNDWCPFGLNVIVRDGIVHLSGVITEERARQAAVVAAENVEGVKKVHDHLCWVDAVSGVYLNSPEDDELAKAS
- a CDS encoding RidA family protein, producing the protein MTTPKSPQLAVLPTAAEDGTRIKAQILQPSGWPLPKGYANGIAAEGRIVVTGGVIGWDAEERLADGFVAQVRQTLDNIAAILAEAGARPEHLVRLTWYVVDMDEYLANLKELGKVYRDVFGAHYPAMALVQVVRLVEKAARVEIEATAVIPS
- a CDS encoding benzoate-CoA ligase family protein, coding for MANAAKIQVTGSSDGSAATAHVDTFARQHLPPRELWPEFIFTRPELHYPPRLNCVSYFLDRWVEQGRGDAPCVISPAVSYTYRELQALVNRIANVLVGKLGLVTGGRVLLRSANNPMMVAAYLAVIKAGGICVATMPLLRAKELSYPIQKAEITLALCDGKLAEEMEKAKATAPGLERVVYWGNGAADSLEALIADANPQFKAVDTTADDICLIAFTSGTTGDPKGTMHFHRDMLAVCDGYARNILRAEQNDRFIGSAPLAFTFGFGGVLFPMHIGASFVVLEKTTPDDILNAIEQYKTTVCFTAPTAYRAMLGKLTGRDISSLRKCVSAGETLPKPTFDAWLKATGIKLMDGIGSTEMLHIFISATEDEIRPGATGKPVPGYEAKIVDDEGRDVPPGTMGRLAVRGPTGCRYLADERQRKYVQNGWNITGDTYLMDSDGYFWYQSRSDDMIVSAGYNIAGTDVEAALLTHPAVAECGVVGAPDEARGMIVKAYVIAAPGVTPDAQLVAELQEHVKREIAPYKYPRAIEFVAQLPKTETGKLKRFALRQLAQAAVTSSGVAAE
- a CDS encoding MarR family winged helix-turn-helix transcriptional regulator codes for the protein MPAVSDCIDMLDSETKAVETPEDHAEELRLWLRLLTCTTLIEGEVRGRLRQRFDVTLPRFDLMAQLDKAPDGMTLSDVSKRMMVSNGNVTGLVERLVESGHLDRRTSEADRRVQVIRLTKLGRAEFRRMAAEHETWIADLFADLSPKDVRELMRLLAKTKASAQKSAARRRP
- a CDS encoding ABC transporter substrate-binding protein: MKMQMTLAAAAMLLGTVATPALAQEKIKLGVIVTLSGPAAALGQQVRDGFALAVKDLGSKMGGRDVEVVVVDDELKPDAAVTKVKGLLEREKVDFVVGPIFSNILQAIHRPITESKTFLISPNAGPSTFAGKDCNPFFYVTSYQNDQVHEILGKVAQDRGYKRMYLMVPNYQAGKDSVAGFKLDYKGEIVEESYMPLNTLDFQPELSKISSQKPDALFTFMPGGLGVNLVKQYRQAGLADTIPVLSAFTVDESTLPAQQDAAVGMFGGANWAPNLDNPQNKKFVTTYEAAYNSVPGTYASQAYDAAMLIDSAVKAVKGDLSNKDAVGAALKKADFTSLRGAFKFNNNNYPIQDFYLTKVAKRPDGKFQTEIVQKVFENYGDRYAKDCKAAN
- a CDS encoding cupin domain-containing protein, which encodes MKSEITGITRANEGIQGISWNILGQTYVPKSYAENSFSWHATLPPGTFVPPHIHPDQDEYLYMLEGRLDFVLGNSEAQASAGDLIRLGMGVPHGIFNKSEQTAKVLFWVSPSRKLFDLFWGLHNMKEQKPEDVVAMAAEFNIHFLPPPPGG
- a CDS encoding flavin-dependent oxidoreductase; the encoded protein is MKAIIVGGGIGGLTTALMFRSRGLDCEIYEQADTIRELGVGINTLPHAMRELAGLGLLQKLDDVAIRTDQLYYLNRHGQEVWREARGIDAGHDVPQFSIHRGRLQGVIHRAVEERLGREAIHTGCRLGAFTQDEGGVTAYFFDRSGAHVHTARGDILIGADGIHSRVRETLFPNEGPPCWNGLMLWRGARDWPLFLTGKSMIVAGGLNAKVVIYPIAEGSSPASRLTNWAVLVKVGEGNAPPPRKEDWSRPGRREELMPHVARFSVPYIDVKSLISATPEFYEYPTCDRDPLPYWSSGRVTLLGDAAHPMYPVGSNGASQAILDARCLADALVRAEHPRQALLEYEKKRLPMTAEIVRSNRRGGPEGVIDAVEQLAPDGFDNVDNVLSYSQREAIVRGYATKAGFAAVPGLAAVRA